The following are encoded in a window of Phragmites australis chromosome 22, lpPhrAust1.1, whole genome shotgun sequence genomic DNA:
- the LOC133905277 gene encoding uncharacterized protein LOC133905277 isoform X2 — MEGGGSAGGGGGGVLCAAQEPRRQEEEKAGAAARRGAGTAGAMKFRVCTRAPHGVGALLLIGGAAVVGAAVVAWRHAHRRGKDGAENQRDRQPAKEEVLDGGVVEDGKDRASAREIDLSDENLSGEKTEIGSDGLGCANVEKVDENSSNNDIGTEIAPNDNKDVEASDQSTLSIIGPGIILSKHSDHSDGAQEAESMENTPTAQLMMHQEQLLDDMMTDPVTETDAKLGEQTIKDKSEFEQDENKALAGLVELVSSPALLSLVKSIEKKEPELPGWNETGMKTEQDHTNGELKKHDLISKRGVMLRGAVTTMDRRSISMAIVALIFVVTIGITIIVRLYAPPRATKHQINLQ; from the exons ATGGAAGGTGGTGGGTCGgcaggcggaggtggaggcggcgttCTTTGCGCTGCCCAAGAACCGCGGAggcaagaggaggagaaggccggGGCTGCCGCGAGGAGGGGCGCCGGCACCGCCGGCGCTATGAAGTTCCGCGTGTGCACGCGGGCGCCGCACGGCGTCGGAGCGCTGCTGCTGATCGGCGGCGCGGCCGTCGTCGGGGCCGCCGTCGTCGCTTGGCGGCACGCTCACCGCCGCGGCAAGGACGGCGCCGAGAACCAGCGCGACCGGCAGCCAGC GAAAGAAGAGGTTTTGGATGGCGGAGTCGTCGAGGATGGGAAG GATCGCGCGTCGGCGCGGGAGATTGATCTGTCTGATGAGAATTTAAGCGGCGAGAAGACCGAGATTGGATCAGATGGATTG GGCTGTGCAAATGTGGAGAAGGTTGATGAGAACTCAAGCAACAATGACATCGGGACTGAGATCGCTCCTAAT GATAATAAAGATGTGGAGGCCTCTGATCAAAGCACCCTTAGCATCATCGGTCCAgggatcatcctcagtaaacaTAGTGATCACAGTGATGGTGCTCAAGAGGCCGAATCAATGGAGAATACACCAACTGCGCAGCTGATGATGCATCAAGAACAACTCTTAGATGACATGATGACGGATCCTGTGACAGAAACAGATGCAAAGCTGGGAGAACAAACAATCAAGGACAAAAGCGAGTTCGAACAGGACGAAAACAAAGCGCTGGCAGGACTTGTTGAACTTGTCAGCTCACCAGCACTGTTATCTCTGGTTAAGTCAATAGAGAAGAAAGAGCCAGAGCTTCCGGGATGGAACGAGACAGGGATGAAGACAGAGCAAGACCACACCAATGGTGAGCTGAAGAAGCATGACCTGATCAGCAAAAGAGGAGTAATGCTGAGAGGAGCCGTCACGACAATGGATCGCAGGAGTATTTCTATGGCCATTGTTGCTCTTATCTTCGTAGTGACCATTGGAATAACAATCATCGTGCGCTTATATGCCCCTCCGCGAGCAACAAAGCATCAGATAAACTTGCAGTAA
- the LOC133905277 gene encoding uncharacterized protein LOC133905277 isoform X1, with protein sequence MEGGGSAGGGGGGVLCAAQEPRRQEEEKAGAAARRGAGTAGAMKFRVCTRAPHGVGALLLIGGAAVVGAAVVAWRHAHRRGKDGAENQRDRQPAKEEVLDGGVVEDGKDRASAREIDLSDENLSGEKTEIGSDGLDNEYVENFDQNSSRKPDEITTLDMGCANVEKVDENSSNNDIGTEIAPNDNKDVEASDQSTLSIIGPGIILSKHSDHSDGAQEAESMENTPTAQLMMHQEQLLDDMMTDPVTETDAKLGEQTIKDKSEFEQDENKALAGLVELVSSPALLSLVKSIEKKEPELPGWNETGMKTEQDHTNGELKKHDLISKRGVMLRGAVTTMDRRSISMAIVALIFVVTIGITIIVRLYAPPRATKHQINLQ encoded by the exons ATGGAAGGTGGTGGGTCGgcaggcggaggtggaggcggcgttCTTTGCGCTGCCCAAGAACCGCGGAggcaagaggaggagaaggccggGGCTGCCGCGAGGAGGGGCGCCGGCACCGCCGGCGCTATGAAGTTCCGCGTGTGCACGCGGGCGCCGCACGGCGTCGGAGCGCTGCTGCTGATCGGCGGCGCGGCCGTCGTCGGGGCCGCCGTCGTCGCTTGGCGGCACGCTCACCGCCGCGGCAAGGACGGCGCCGAGAACCAGCGCGACCGGCAGCCAGC GAAAGAAGAGGTTTTGGATGGCGGAGTCGTCGAGGATGGGAAG GATCGCGCGTCGGCGCGGGAGATTGATCTGTCTGATGAGAATTTAAGCGGCGAGAAGACCGAGATTGGATCAGATGGATTG GACAATGAATATGTTGAGAATTTTGATCAGAATTCAAGCAGGAAACCTGATGAGATTACCACGCTCGATATG GGCTGTGCAAATGTGGAGAAGGTTGATGAGAACTCAAGCAACAATGACATCGGGACTGAGATCGCTCCTAAT GATAATAAAGATGTGGAGGCCTCTGATCAAAGCACCCTTAGCATCATCGGTCCAgggatcatcctcagtaaacaTAGTGATCACAGTGATGGTGCTCAAGAGGCCGAATCAATGGAGAATACACCAACTGCGCAGCTGATGATGCATCAAGAACAACTCTTAGATGACATGATGACGGATCCTGTGACAGAAACAGATGCAAAGCTGGGAGAACAAACAATCAAGGACAAAAGCGAGTTCGAACAGGACGAAAACAAAGCGCTGGCAGGACTTGTTGAACTTGTCAGCTCACCAGCACTGTTATCTCTGGTTAAGTCAATAGAGAAGAAAGAGCCAGAGCTTCCGGGATGGAACGAGACAGGGATGAAGACAGAGCAAGACCACACCAATGGTGAGCTGAAGAAGCATGACCTGATCAGCAAAAGAGGAGTAATGCTGAGAGGAGCCGTCACGACAATGGATCGCAGGAGTATTTCTATGGCCATTGTTGCTCTTATCTTCGTAGTGACCATTGGAATAACAATCATCGTGCGCTTATATGCCCCTCCGCGAGCAACAAAGCATCAGATAAACTTGCAGTAA